The stretch of DNA GTTTATATTACCTTTTTCTTTCCTGATCTTGTCGTGACTTTTTTGCGATTATTATTCCAAAAGTGTTAAGAAGAGAACAGATAGTTTTGAATAGGCAttaaatagctttaaaataacatacaaatttttaaagattttaataaGCTAAGATctgaattattatattggcAGTTAATACATCCTTAGAAAAAATCTCTATTAAAATgtaacagtttagggaattgCATGCTAAATATTACAACTTTATTAAACTTTAGACCAACAATAGTATTTTAAGCTTCGGTACCGGAAATAAGCCATCATTTCTCTTTTTAATTCGTTTGAATATCCGCAGGATTGCAACAGCGATGCCCGTTCCCGTCTGCCCAGCAACCCGAGTGACCGGGACATGTCCCGATCCCAGCACATGTTCGAGAGCTGCACGAGCGGCTGTGTGGACAAGCATATAAATCTCCTTCCTGGGCTGCTCAAATCGATCAAGCAGACACTGGACAGAGGTCCTCCCAAGAGATCCCGCAACATGGACGCCTAACCCATTAAATACGCCCGTCGAAAAGTCAATGATACActtatttattgaatatttttggtaCAGCTAACACTAAAGATACACTAAACGAAACTGCGATCCGGGGAGGGCTTATCGTGGGAAGGCTTATCAGCGCCCACGTGGCCCTCGCTCAGCCTGTTTGAACTCCAAGCTCCCGGATCTTCTTGGGCCCTAGCTCATTAAATATCTAGTAATAAAGATTCTTAGTAATATGCAACAATACGAGCAACTATATTTGGGGATCTGGCTCAGAGTCTACTGCTCGTTCTGCTTCGTCCTCACGCCGTACTTGCTCCAGAACGTGACCTTTGCGGTGGTCTTCTTCAGGTTGTCCTGGAACACGGAGCACGTGTCGAAGGGCGGACAGTAGAGGTGCAGGGAGACGGAGGTGTCCGAGTGGCTGGGATTCTCCACGCGATGCAGGCCCAGATtgtctattaaaaaatattttaaaaaaatccagtAAATATACGAATATCTCTATTTTTGCCAGTTCCAATTTCCTTACCATTTATGTAGGCCACATCGTTGACTGCAATGGGTGTCTCACCGATCTCCACCAGCTCTCGGCTATCGATCTCGCCATCGGGATGATGAGATCGCCCGGTGTCCCTGGCTGATCTATTGGGGTACTCGTAGCGCTTCTCGCGCAGATCCCCCTTCAGCATCTTCATGAAGCAGTGAGAATCGGCATGGTCGTGCACGGAGGAGCCATGTCCTTCGCCCCAGCACAGGATCAGCAGATTGAACTTTCCATTGCCAGCATCCACCAGATTCCGGGTGTACGTATAACGATCGAACTTGGCGTACTTGCGCCACTCCCGCGGATTCGACTTGTAGGTGAGCATCAGGTGATTCACCATCTCGATGTTGACGTAGTTGGACTCGAACTCCCGGTGGAGGGCAGACACCAAGTCGCTTAGGGAATCCACCGCTGGTCCGTACTTCAGGGGCTTCTCCAGAGCCTGGTAGTAGCTGGTGGCCTGGCGCAGGTACTTCTCCTGGTCAACCTGCTCGATCTCCGAGTCGATCTTGGACAGCGACATTTTGGACTTGCTCTGATTGACCTACAATTCGAAGGGATCAATTCGTGCATCAGTTAAGTTGGAAAGTGAAGGGCGTGGAAAACTACCTATTCTGTCTATAGAGTTCAATTCGCAATTGATTTAGATGAATTACGTTGTAAAGTCGATGATCGCTGCTGATAGCTAAAGGCTGTCTATATTGGGTATATATTCCGATGCTGCTGGAAAATATTGAATTGTTTCGGGTAATCGCACACGCTCCTCCTCGGATCGCAAAATTCGAACTGAACTGAGACACCCCGATTTCCGAAGATTTCGCTCTCCTGCCCGGGCTATAGATTATATAGTCAGATCGGACGTAAGTCGTAAGTCGGAGGCGCAAGTCCGaagcaataacaaaaaacaagaagtaGCCGGCGGTAATCG from Drosophila takahashii strain IR98-3 E-12201 chromosome 2R, DtakHiC1v2, whole genome shotgun sequence encodes:
- the LOC108069325 gene encoding cysteine dioxygenase type 1 isoform X1, whose protein sequence is MVNQSKSKMSLSKIDSEIEQVDQEKYLRQATSYYQALEKPLKYGPAVDSLSDLVSALHREFESNYVNIEMVNHLMLTYKSNPREWRKYAKFDRYTYTRNLVDAGNGKFNLLILCWGEGHGSSVHDHADSHCFMKMLKGDLREKRYEYPNRSARDTGRSHHPDGEIDSRELVEIGETPIAVNDVAYINDNLGLHRVENPSHSDTSVSLHLYCPPFDTCSVFQDNLKKTTAKVTFWSKYGVRTKQNEQ
- the LOC108069325 gene encoding cysteine dioxygenase type 1 isoform X2; its protein translation is MSLSKIDSEIEQVDQEKYLRQATSYYQALEKPLKYGPAVDSLSDLVSALHREFESNYVNIEMVNHLMLTYKSNPREWRKYAKFDRYTYTRNLVDAGNGKFNLLILCWGEGHGSSVHDHADSHCFMKMLKGDLREKRYEYPNRSARDTGRSHHPDGEIDSRELVEIGETPIAVNDVAYINDNLGLHRVENPSHSDTSVSLHLYCPPFDTCSVFQDNLKKTTAKVTFWSKYGVRTKQNEQ